Genomic segment of Mercurialis annua linkage group LG6, ddMerAnnu1.2, whole genome shotgun sequence:
TTTCTTTTGCACAATATACAGTCGGTATACAAAATTGAACCAGAATGTAGTTTGGTGTTTCTTTTATGATTTCCCTAGAGCTGAAATCTTTCTAACTATTTCTCTAATCACCATGTTTCATAAAAAGTAGTTTTCAGAGTCCCGTATGAGCTGAGTTCATAGACTGCAGCAACGTTCTTACGGAATTGGAATTGAATTCATTTGGAATGAAGAAAATGGAGTGGTTTCTGATTTTCTCACCCGAGACAAAATTTCTAATATGATAACCATCAGGATTACAGTACTGATTAAAAACCCATAGCATATCTTCCATGCAATAGCTCCCCCTCCTGCTTGGATTCCTAATAGCACATTTAAAGCTCCAAAGAATAGGGCAATTCTTCCAAACCAACTGTGGTACCAGTTCCAGTATTTCCGGATTTTCGCATCCCTCTTTGGTCGTAGAAAGAATGCCAATATCTGAAACCAAACTCAGAAAGTTAATAAAAACTGCACATGTCAGGATAGGAATTGGAGCGAGGCTGAGGAACTTACCTGAAGAACGCTAAGAGTTAAAACAAGAATCCCAATGGATCTATGTGCTGGTAAATCAGCATTGATTTTAGAATAGAGCTGTTGCCCGAGAACTACAGTAGCTAGGGCAAAGAGAAATCCTACAAACTGGAAACCGGCATGTAGATAATACCAAAGTGGATCTTTATGCCTTAAATATCTTGCAATAATTGCTCCAACAGGAAGAAGCAGAGTCCAAGCAAAGATTCCCAATATCCCATGATTCTTCATCATCACCCCTGGATTTATATGCTGAGAAGCAGAACCTGTGTAACAGTAACAAATAATAACTTAATAACTCGATATGACTACAGGTAACTCGACAGGGAAAACCTGAACAAACCTGCATGGAAATCGAAAAGAATGGTGGTCTTGTCATCGTGAATGGAGAGGCGATGATTTCTAGGATATTCGGTTCCGAAAGCCAACAGAATCGGCTGACGAGTAAGCGGTTTTTCAAATCTAGCTTGAAATGCCAAGTAAATCATGGGTCCATGAAGAACAACAGCAGGTGGAACTTTCGTCAGGTCTATTTCACCTGCATCAGCTATGACTTGTGATGATCTAGGACCTTGCAAATAGTACTGTTTGATCTGCGCATGACCTTGCTTTGTAAACCATCCTACCATGGCACTCGAACCTGTCATCATCCCATTTCTTGAAAATCCCATTCCTACCCATCCACTAGTGTATTCAGCTGATACTATAAACGTCACCAAATTCCCCTCTCTCTTGTGATactgaaaaaaattatagacttttataaaatgaaaaaagtagcAGGGATCTTGaacagaaaaaaatataaaatagatttttaaagATTACCCTGAGAAGGAAATTATTCCAAATAGGCGAACAGGCCATGTTTGATATGTTGTTGTAAGGTGGAGGAAGAAAAGTACTCATATCTGTATTGCAAAGCTCCGATCTATCAACTGCCGCGTTCTGACTACTCTGCTGTTCTTCTACATTTGCTACTGCATCATCATTATGCTGATATGTATGCAAAGCTGCTACGTAAATCTTGTTTGGTATCAAGAAATGAGACAagaaacataacgaaacaagcAGTGTTGAAGTATCCATTAGAGCTTGAAATGTTGAATTATGCAGCAGAGagtaaagaatcaagaaatGGGAAGAAGTGAGTGATGAAGAAAAGATAATGTGGGAATGAGGTGGTTGAGAACTGTTAGTTGCTTGCTTGCATCTGAAGGATGAGTGATGGCGGGTAATGATCATTCTCTCATGTTATTGCAAACTCACCACCCAACACCAACATTTGTTTCTTGCTTTCTTTTTTCGCCTGATCATCTAAAAATATACCACATTCGactttttcaattatatctCGAACTTCTAAAATCATCGATTTTGtcctaattttcaattttttgtttcaattatacccATTTGTTCTAAttggaatgaaaaaaaaaagttcaattatgCATTCCTTGCTTAGCACTTAATCTAAATTTCGATTCAATTCAAtcttgaaaaatgaaaaaaatgaacatATTTAGAATATTAGACAAATATGAAgcgtatatttaaatttttttcctttcaaacatgaaaaaatggatacaattgaaactgaaaattaggTTTTGGGATAAAAGTGACATTTCGAAAGTTTGGAATAAAatcgaaaaaaattgaaaatatggaGTATTTTCAGACGATTATGCCTTTTTTTCTCCCAAAATATTCCCCCGTGCCACTAATGCAAAGGTAAATTATATagttattagtttaaaatttgTCGAGCTAGTATTTTATTACCGGGCATGAGCGTTTTTTTTCTTCGGAATTGGCagtattttttagaataagTTTTCcctcaaaaaagaaaatatctctatttatcaattaaattcaaatattttttgtgttttattaattacaaaattttaaaagttaattttaattgtttcaatTTCAGTAGGATATGTGACTGACTTTCTTAAATGGAGGGACATGTAACTTGTAAGTGCAAGTTGAAGCTGGTCATTAGGCTAAATAGAAATGCTATGTAAATCATATACTCTTAACAAATAAATGAAACTAATAGCAgttgtgtattttgataaatataaatataactttaagaAAATATGTTGTTAATCTTAAAATTAGTAAAGAGAAATGATGTATTGGTATTATCATAATCTGGCAAATGACACTGAACTATATCTTTAGTGGAATTGGATTTAATTACTTTACTATCTATGTTAATTTTGAATCTTGGAAAATTTTACACAGTTACAATTAGTTGGCTGTCTTACTAATCAAGTTTTCATGAAAATGTGGCCCATGCAAATGATAAATCTTGGATTTGAGATAGACTTGTTTTGCATTGTAAGCtaacaaaaaagaagaaggttATCTTTCATAAATCAactgaaaaagagaaaaataacaACCAATTAATAATTGAGATATTTATAATCAACTATGACAAATGACATCATTTTTATTGGGCTTTTGTCTTCTAAATTTTCTTAATTGTAATTTGATAATCAATATTGAGTGGTCTAATTTTTTACAAGTGTGTATAATATTGTAAAACACTCAAGGCATCATTTGAACCCTTTTAGCAAAACTCTGATTTCCAAATTTAAGAGAAGCGGAAGGTTTTTCGCCGAAAAAACTTTCATTGTTCGCGAGAGCGACTTTCTTGATCAAAACCCTAAAGGCTGAAAAAAGTCCGCTTGTGCGAACCTAAAGGTCCCAAGCGCGAACCTTATGATTGTTAAAAATCATAACATGCATATTTGAATGCCCCAATGAAGCCCTGACACGTCTCAACTAGCCGCTCGAAAAATCTGtctctataatttatttttggcttaatcaccaaaaaaaccctcaccttttagatccttttcagttgcactctGACGTtccaattttgtcagttgcaccctaattcgcacctttgggtttcatttccaccctcaaaatcaaattggacttttttcactcaggaaaaattaataaaaatccttataaagtactcgtttgaactcttttccacataaaaagttaacaatggatgacttattttaactttttttaaatgaaaaagagatcaatttagtacttgagggtggaattgaaaaccaaaggtgcgaattagggtgcaactgacaaaattgcaacgtcagggtgcatttgaaaagaggctaaaaagtggggttttttttggtgattaagcctttattttttAGTCAAAGTGCAAATGagaaagttattttatattgagtgtaaatatatattcatttgaaatgttttttaaaaaaacaatttatcttagagcatctccactccatgttttatattttatgctatttttagcacaaaaagtagcacaattttaaatatagcataaattattaaattttgctccattgcaaaatgctaaaTAAAATGctaaatctatatttttttatagttaattttattttaaat
This window contains:
- the LOC126687277 gene encoding cytochrome b561 and DOMON domain-containing protein At3g61750; this encodes MIITRHHSSFRCKQATNSSQPPHSHIIFSSSLTSSHFLILYSLLHNSTFQALMDTSTLLVSLCFLSHFLIPNKIYVAALHTYQHNDDAVANVEEQQSSQNAAVDRSELCNTDMSTFLPPPYNNISNMACSPIWNNFLLRYHKREGNLVTFIVSAEYTSGWVGMGFSRNGMMTGSSAMVGWFTKQGHAQIKQYYLQGPRSSQVIADAGEIDLTKVPPAVVLHGPMIYLAFQARFEKPLTRQPILLAFGTEYPRNHRLSIHDDKTTILFDFHAGSASQHINPGVMMKNHGILGIFAWTLLLPVGAIIARYLRHKDPLWYYLHAGFQFVGFLFALATVVLGQQLYSKINADLPAHRSIGILVLTLSVLQILAFFLRPKRDAKIRKYWNWYHSWFGRIALFFGALNVLLGIQAGGGAIAWKICYGFLISTVILMVIILEILSRVRKSETTPFSSFQMNSIPIP